The window TTCTACTCAGCCTGGGTAGATACCGCCAAGCAAGACTTGGCGGACATCAAGGTAGCTATTGCTAGCCGTGATTTTGAAAAACTTGGTCAGATTACAGAGCACAATGGCATGAAAATGCATGCAACAACGCTCTCTGCCAATCCACCCTTTACCTACTGGTCAGCTGATAGCCTAGTGGCCCAAGAGGCAGTTCGTCAGGTTCGTGAAGAAAGTGGCTTATCAGCCTACATGACCATGGATGCTGGACCAAATGTCAAGGTCCTCTGCCGAGCAAGTCAGATGGATGAATTGGTTGAGGGACTATCAGCAGTCTTCCCAAGAGAAAAAATCATTACCAGTAAGCCTGGACCTGCTGCCTATGTTCTCAGTGAGAAGGATTGGCAGACATCACAAGTAGCATTTGAAAAGGGCTTGTAGCATGAAAGTACAAGTAAAGATACCAGGAAAACTCTTTCTGGCAGGGGAATATGCAGTTGTTGAGGCAGGCTATCCTGCAGTAATTACTGCGGTTGACCAATACCTGACCGTCACCATTGAAACAAGTGACCAAGGCAGTCTTCATTCCAGTCAGAAGGCAGACCTCTATCTGACCTGGGAGCGTAAGGAAGGTGTCGCTCATGTCCAAGATGACCATCCCTATACTCTGATTGAGACAGCCATGCAGGTGACAGAAGCCTATCTGACTGCCAAGGGCTATGCTTGTCATGGAACTTACAGTCTAGCGGTCCAGTCTGACCTAGATGACCAGACTTCAGGTGCCAAGTATGGTCTGGGGTCGTCAGGGGCAGTAACGGTTGCGACGGTCAAGGCCCTGTTGACCTACTACGGTCATCAAGCGGATTCCCTTTTGACCTACAAGTTAGCAGCTCTGACCCAGACCAAGCTAGGCATGACAGGTTCCTTCGGAGATTTGGCAGCCTCCAGTTTCGGTGGCTTGATCGCCTATCATTCTCTGGACCGTTCTTGGCTTTTAGGGAAAATGGCAGAGCTGTCCCTGCTGGATCTGGTGGAAAGTGATTGGCAAGGTTTGTCTATCAGCCCTATCCAGTTACCCCAAGGTTTAGATCTCCTGGTGGGATGGACAGGATCGGCGGCTTCGACGGACAGGCTAGTTTCCCAGATGGAAGACCAAAAAAGTCAGGCTGAAAAAGAGCAAATTCACAGCCAGTTTCTAGCCGACTCCAAGACCTGTGTAGAACGGTTGATAGTGGCTTGTCAGACAAATGATTCAGTATCAGCTAGACAGGCTATTACTCAAAACCGCAAGCTCTTACAGGACTTTGCGAGAGGAATGGGCTTGGTCATTGAAACCCCTCAACTGAGCCAACTCTGTGATCTGGCTCAGACTTATGGAGCGGTGGCCAAATCATCTGGTGCAGGCGGAGGCGACTGCGGCATTTGCCTGGTTGACAGTAAGGAACAAAAAGCAGCGATTGAGAAGGCTTGGCAAGAAGCCGGCATTTTTCCACTCACCCTAAACATCGCAAGTAGAGAATAAGGAGAACCCTATGTTTTATTTAGGAGAATTTGGTTTAGACCGCAAGGATCAACACGTTGGCTTGGCCAACCAGCAATATAGCGCCACGCCGGCCAAGGACTTTACAGAAACTCTATTTGTCCATCATTCCCTGCCACAGACCAAGGTGGATGAGGTGGATATTTCGACCAGTGTAGCTGGTTTGGACTTTGCCTTTCCTTTCTTTGTCAATGCCATGACTGGCGGAAGCAAGAAGACCCGCGAAATCAACCGCTTGTTGGGAATTATGGGGCATTTTGGAAAGATTGCCCTGGCTTCTGGATCGGTTAGTGCGGCGATTAAGGATCCGTCTGTTGCGGAAACCTTCTCCGTGATGCGTCGGGAAAATCCTTATGGGATTATCTTTGCCAACCTAGGTGCCCATCATAGTGTAGAGAATGCCAAGCGGGCGGTGGATTTGTTGGAGGCCAATGCCATTCAGATCCATGTCAATGCACCCCAGGAGATTGTCATGCCTGAGGGAGATCGTGATTTTACGATGTGGTTGAAGAATATTGAAACTCTGGTGCGGGAGATGGAAGTACCTGTCATCGTCAAGGAAGTTGGTTTTGGCATGAGCCGTGAAACAGTAGCCCAGCTGGTTTCTGTCGGTGTGCAAACTATTGATGTGTCTGGTACTGGGGGAACTGATTTCGCCAAGATTGAAAATGCTCGTCGGACCTTCAATGACTATGCCTATTTAGAGGGGTGGGGTCAGTCAACCGTGACTTCCTTGGTGGAAGCCATGTCTGTTTCTGAGGATATCCGTCCAAGTTTGATTGCTTCTGGAGGCATTAAAACACCGCTAGATATTGTTAAATCCTTAGCTCTTGGTGCAGACCTTGTCGGTATGTCCAACCATTTCCTCCAGTATGTCAAGGATGGTAAGGGGCATCGTTTTGATGACGGCTTGCAGGCTATTAAGACCTATCAATGGCAGATAGCTGAAATCATGACCATGTTGGGTGCTAAGAATATTGCAGACCTTCGCAAGAAAGATGTGGTCTTGGCTCCAAATGTCCAGAACTGGTGCGAGGCGCGTGGGATTGACTGGAAAGCCTATGCCCGTCGGTCGCAACAGCTGAAGTAATAATATTCGAAACAGGTAGAAAATGGAAAGATTTCTACCTTTTTCTGTATAATTATGATAAAATAAATGAAAATTTAGAAGAGGTATGTATATGAAGGCTATTGTTACAGTTGTCGGTAAGGACAAGTCAGGAATTGTTGCGGGTGTTGCGACTAAGATTGCGGAGTTGGGTTTGAATATTGATGATATTTCCCAGACAGTTTTGGATGAATATTTTACCATGATGGCAGTGGTATCATCAGATGAGAAGAAAGATTTCACTCAGTTGCGTTCGGAGTTGGATGCCTTTGGTCAGTCCTTGAACGTAAAAATCAACATCCAGAGTGCGGCCATTTTTGATGCCATGCACAACTTGTAAGGAGAGCGGTCATGGATATTAGACAGGTTAGAGAAACCATTGAGATGATTGAGGAGCAGCACTTCGATATTCGGACCATTACCATGGGAATTTCCCTCTTGGACTGTATTGATGCGGATATTGAGAAAGCTGCGGAGAAGGTGTACACTAAAATCGTAACCAAGGCCAAAAACTTGGTAGCAGTCGGCGATGAGATTGCGGCAGAATTGGGCATTCCCATTGTCAACAAACGGGTGTCAGTAACACCTATTGCTTTGATTGGTGCAGCGACGGATGCAACGGATTATCTTCCCTTGGCTCATGCCTTGGACAAGGCGGCTCATGAGATCGGCATCGATTTTATCGGAGGCTTTTCAGCTCTGGTTCAAAAGGGCTACCAAAAAGGAGATGAAATCCTCATCAACTCTATACCGCAGGCATTGGCCCAAACCTCTAAGGTCTGCTCGTCAGTCAACATCGGCTCGACCAAGACGGGTATCAATATGACAGCTGTTCGGGACATGGGGCGGATCATCAAGGAGACGGCGGAGGCTTCTGATATGGGGGCGGCCAAGCTGGTGGTCTTTGCCAATGCGGTCGAGGATAATCCCTTCATGGCGGGTGCCTTCCATGGTGTCGGTGAGGCGGATGTGGTCATCAATGTCGGCGTGTCTGGGCCTGGTGTGGTCAAGCGTGCCCTTGAAAAAGTGCGTGGTGAGAGCTTTGATGTGGTGGCGGAGACCGTCAAGAAGACGGCCTTCAAGATTACCCGTATCGGTCAGTTGGTCGGAAATATGGCCAGTGAACGCCTGGGTGTCAAGTTCGGTATCGTGGACCTGTCCCTTGCTCCGACTCCGGCCGTTGGCGATTCAGTAGCACGAGTTTTGGAGGAAATGGGCTTAGAAACCGTTGGTACGCACGGAACGACTGCTGCCCTTGCTCTGCTCAATGATGCAGTGAAAAAGGGTGGGGTAATGGCCTGCAACCAAGTTGGCGGCTTGTCAGGTGCCTTCATCCCTGTTTCTGAGGACGAGGGCATGATTGCTGCGGTGCAAAATGGCTCGCTTAACCTTGAAAAATTGGAAGCTATGACAGCCATCTGTTCTGTTGGTTTGGACATGATTGCTATTCCAGAAACAACGCCAGCTGAAACCATTGCGGCTATGATTGCGGATGAAGCGGCTATTGGGGTCATCAACCAGAAAACGACTGCGGTCCGTATCATTCCACTTGGAAAAGAAGGAGACATGATCGAATTTGGTGGACTACTTGGAACAGCTCCTGTCATGAAGGTCAATCAGGCTTCGTCTGTGGATTTTATCAACCGTGGCGGACAGATTCCAGCACCGATTCATAGTTTTAAGAACTAAAAAACGTAAACCGATTGCGACAAGCAGTCGGTTTTTTGCTATACTAATAGTAAGAAAAGACAAGGAGAATGCTATGGCAGACGTAAGATTATATATTTCTCGTCACGGGAAAACCATGTTCAATACCATTGGGCGCGTGCAGGGCTGGTGTGACACACCGCTGACCAAGGCAGGTGAGGAAGGGATTCGTGAACTGGGCTTGGGGCTAAAGGATGCGGGTATTGATTTTAAACTTGCTGTATCTAGTGATCTGGGGCGAACCGTTCAGACCATGACCATTGCCCAGCGTGAGTTGGGAATTTTAGGAAAAATCCCTTACTACCAAGACAAGCGTATCCGTGAATGGTGCTTTGGTAGTTTTGAAGGCATGTACGATGCTGAGCTTTTCCAAGGTGTCCTGCCTCGTTTGAAAGGGACTGTTGATGCGACTGGCATGTCCTTTGCGGAAATCGCAGCAGGTATCCAAGAAGCAGACACCGCTGGATGGGCGGAATCTTGGGACGTCTTGAGCAATCGTATCTTGACAGGCTTTGAGGCTATCGCCCAAGACTTGGAAAAGCAGGGCGGCGGCAATGCCCTTGTGGTCAGTCATGGTATGACCATTGCAACCCTGGCCCATCTGTTGGAGCCAGAGCGTGGAGCCAATGTCTTCCTGGATAACGGCTCAATTACCGTCCTCAAATATGAAAATGGCAAGCTCTTAATTGAAGCTGTTGGTGACCTATCCTACCGCAAACGTGGGGCGGAATTAATTGCCCAAGGGGAATAAGATATAAAATCAGGGAGTTTTCTCTGATTTTTTTGTTGACTTATACATCGAGGTGCGATATAATTTATATATCGAAGTTCGATGTATCGTAGTGCGAAAGGAGTTTTATGAACGATAAGTTAAAACGCGTCTATGTTCCTATGACAGAGACAGCCTTCTATATTCTCTTTCATTTACAGGAAGAACGGCATGGTTACGATATTACCCAGAAGACCAAGGAAGTCACGGCAGGTCAGGTCGTGATTAGCCCTGGAACCATGTACGGTACCCTATCAAAGATGGAGAAGGACGGCTTGATTGCCTTTGTTAGAGAAGAAGACAAGCGAAAGTTTTACCAAATAACAGCAACAGGTCGAGAAATTCTAGATATAGAATTGGCTCGAATTGAACGACTTTATCGAAATAGTAAGGGGGAGAGTCATGGAGACTAAGACAGAGTGTAAGGTATTTTTTATCACAGATTTCAGTCAGCAGGCAAGCTATCTCAGTGAGATGCATCAACAAGGGTGGAAACTAGTTAAGATTAGCTGGCTCTTCTTTTATCATTTTGAAAAATGCCAGCCAGAAGAGGTTGTGTATCAGGTTGATTTTAAGGAATCAAAAAATAAAGACCGAGACTCCTATTTGCGTATGTACGAGGATTATGGATGGGAGCTTGTCGTATCCTGCCAAAATTTCAATATTTTTAGAAAACCTGCGAAGATGGGAGAGCTTGAATTGTATGGTGATAGGGAAAGTAAGGTAGAGTTTGTGAAAACAATCTTCCAAAGACGCTATTTGCTATCTTTGGGACTGTATTTCATTCTATTGGGGACGAACATGCGTTCACATCCAGCTTTTGTCTTAGGTATTTCTATCATTTATATTCCACTTTTATTATTACTAGGTACCCGTTTTTATCGTATGGTAAAGAGTAACTAGGTCCTCAGACTGATTTTTAGCACTCTAGGCAAAAGAGTGCTAATTTTTTGTCTTTTTCTCTTGACAATCCATTTTTTCAGCGTATAATGGGAGTATATAGGTTAGCACTCGACATCATAGAGTGCTAACGCTCTTCAAAAATCAACACTATCCGTTGTCAGCTTGCCTTTGTGAACCACAGTTCTACATTC is drawn from Streptococcus sp. 29892 and contains these coding sequences:
- a CDS encoding phosphomevalonate kinase, with the protein product MKVQVKIPGKLFLAGEYAVVEAGYPAVITAVDQYLTVTIETSDQGSLHSSQKADLYLTWERKEGVAHVQDDHPYTLIETAMQVTEAYLTAKGYACHGTYSLAVQSDLDDQTSGAKYGLGSSGAVTVATVKALLTYYGHQADSLLTYKLAALTQTKLGMTGSFGDLAASSFGGLIAYHSLDRSWLLGKMAELSLLDLVESDWQGLSISPIQLPQGLDLLVGWTGSAASTDRLVSQMEDQKSQAEKEQIHSQFLADSKTCVERLIVACQTNDSVSARQAITQNRKLLQDFARGMGLVIETPQLSQLCDLAQTYGAVAKSSGAGGGDCGICLVDSKEQKAAIEKAWQEAGIFPLTLNIASRE
- the fni gene encoding type 2 isopentenyl-diphosphate Delta-isomerase, whose amino-acid sequence is MFYLGEFGLDRKDQHVGLANQQYSATPAKDFTETLFVHHSLPQTKVDEVDISTSVAGLDFAFPFFVNAMTGGSKKTREINRLLGIMGHFGKIALASGSVSAAIKDPSVAETFSVMRRENPYGIIFANLGAHHSVENAKRAVDLLEANAIQIHVNAPQEIVMPEGDRDFTMWLKNIETLVREMEVPVIVKEVGFGMSRETVAQLVSVGVQTIDVSGTGGTDFAKIENARRTFNDYAYLEGWGQSTVTSLVEAMSVSEDIRPSLIASGGIKTPLDIVKSLALGADLVGMSNHFLQYVKDGKGHRFDDGLQAIKTYQWQIAEIMTMLGAKNIADLRKKDVVLAPNVQNWCEARGIDWKAYARRSQQLK
- a CDS encoding ACT domain-containing protein → MKAIVTVVGKDKSGIVAGVATKIAELGLNIDDISQTVLDEYFTMMAVVSSDEKKDFTQLRSELDAFGQSLNVKINIQSAAIFDAMHNL
- a CDS encoding PFL family protein; translation: MDIRQVRETIEMIEEQHFDIRTITMGISLLDCIDADIEKAAEKVYTKIVTKAKNLVAVGDEIAAELGIPIVNKRVSVTPIALIGAATDATDYLPLAHALDKAAHEIGIDFIGGFSALVQKGYQKGDEILINSIPQALAQTSKVCSSVNIGSTKTGINMTAVRDMGRIIKETAEASDMGAAKLVVFANAVEDNPFMAGAFHGVGEADVVINVGVSGPGVVKRALEKVRGESFDVVAETVKKTAFKITRIGQLVGNMASERLGVKFGIVDLSLAPTPAVGDSVARVLEEMGLETVGTHGTTAALALLNDAVKKGGVMACNQVGGLSGAFIPVSEDEGMIAAVQNGSLNLEKLEAMTAICSVGLDMIAIPETTPAETIAAMIADEAAIGVINQKTTAVRIIPLGKEGDMIEFGGLLGTAPVMKVNQASSVDFINRGGQIPAPIHSFKN
- a CDS encoding histidine phosphatase family protein; amino-acid sequence: MADVRLYISRHGKTMFNTIGRVQGWCDTPLTKAGEEGIRELGLGLKDAGIDFKLAVSSDLGRTVQTMTIAQRELGILGKIPYYQDKRIREWCFGSFEGMYDAELFQGVLPRLKGTVDATGMSFAEIAAGIQEADTAGWAESWDVLSNRILTGFEAIAQDLEKQGGGNALVVSHGMTIATLAHLLEPERGANVFLDNGSITVLKYENGKLLIEAVGDLSYRKRGAELIAQGE
- a CDS encoding PadR family transcriptional regulator → MNDKLKRVYVPMTETAFYILFHLQEERHGYDITQKTKEVTAGQVVISPGTMYGTLSKMEKDGLIAFVREEDKRKFYQITATGREILDIELARIERLYRNSKGESHGD
- a CDS encoding DUF2812 domain-containing protein, which produces METKTECKVFFITDFSQQASYLSEMHQQGWKLVKISWLFFYHFEKCQPEEVVYQVDFKESKNKDRDSYLRMYEDYGWELVVSCQNFNIFRKPAKMGELELYGDRESKVEFVKTIFQRRYLLSLGLYFILLGTNMRSHPAFVLGISIIYIPLLLLLGTRFYRMVKSN